The proteins below come from a single Desulfovibrio sp. JC022 genomic window:
- a CDS encoding glycosyltransferase family 39 protein, translated as MIKKDYSLWAILLLATVLRIYGIADESLWIDEGQTVAYATKSFAEIIKYCARDVHPPLYLFIMHIWTEIFGISETALRMISAIFGVLAVYLTYKVGRRLMNRNGALLGALFLAVSYMGINFSQEARSYTMLLCAILMACHGLLKFIEKQNRFNFAYYAVAVSLMLYTHTFTVFIILFHQIYYVVDWAGRPGGRFKRFVNWVGVNVGALVLFGPWMYFLLRQVLAKLGGEGPGSWVMVPDHITAWRTFIQLAGGVLPLAVAGLVLLGFAAIKLIPPLRARFSVPLEIPAETRSVLFLTLWFLGAVFTPFAVSLVLSPIYVERYAIQFLPGFCLFLGLIISGFAPVFLRSAVVGMFLAATAHGLWLYYTTYDKEQWREVTQFIAENIKPGEAVVLSAPWIYEPFTYYFADDGEPKIIQAFSHVDLRGETDKFDTVWLVQAHEFFSDPGGEVPALLSENRLIKQHKDFKEGVKTNPILVHFQSIRATKYDAGRMQNYLRKGDEGRTAGASKTDLVAGLADSLIIEKKNIKQTGVHSFKTKADSKLRYRFAQKTKAGEGALSFRILPEWKDGKIKRMLLMAKGPKWDKGSVFLELTPDDRLQAIFFRDGYSGMIQGPPIKLSAQWHTISIVWERKKAMIYLDGKQYAISGLSSPFQPDFKTLHLGADHQNKFPAPAQYDDLMIFQAPLNETQSAELHEKGQGFPAYWYDLDLTGRRTPGTEGKGFVSGHEQFFTAVTPKNESSGPVSGEISFTFSPDWPAGDGKQRALLAFNGHDWNRGSMYLEKTPQDFLQLIRWEKGKPSCVVGQEIKDWKKGENHEINVSWNAGGIKLTIDGKDYSGKCTPAARTTFKSLSIGNDLNGGLPAEGMYSGVDVN; from the coding sequence ATGATAAAAAAAGATTACTCATTATGGGCAATTCTGCTGCTGGCTACGGTCCTGCGTATTTACGGCATTGCAGACGAAAGTTTGTGGATCGATGAAGGACAGACCGTTGCCTATGCCACCAAAAGCTTTGCTGAGATCATCAAATACTGCGCCCGCGATGTTCACCCGCCTTTGTATCTTTTCATCATGCATATCTGGACCGAGATTTTCGGTATCTCAGAAACAGCCCTGCGCATGATCTCAGCCATTTTCGGTGTGCTGGCGGTCTACCTGACCTATAAGGTCGGCAGAAGATTGATGAACCGCAACGGGGCACTGCTGGGCGCGTTGTTTCTGGCAGTATCCTACATGGGCATCAATTTTTCGCAGGAAGCGCGCAGCTACACCATGCTGCTCTGCGCTATCCTCATGGCCTGCCATGGATTGCTAAAATTCATTGAAAAACAGAACAGATTCAATTTCGCATACTACGCCGTAGCAGTCTCCCTCATGCTCTACACCCATACCTTCACCGTGTTTATCATCCTCTTCCACCAGATTTATTATGTTGTGGATTGGGCAGGCAGACCCGGAGGGCGGTTCAAGCGATTCGTAAATTGGGTGGGCGTGAATGTCGGCGCGCTGGTCCTGTTCGGACCATGGATGTACTTTCTGCTCCGGCAGGTCCTGGCCAAACTGGGCGGAGAAGGTCCCGGTTCTTGGGTCATGGTCCCGGACCACATTACCGCGTGGCGGACCTTCATCCAGCTTGCAGGCGGAGTGCTGCCCCTAGCGGTTGCAGGGCTTGTTTTGCTCGGGTTTGCAGCAATTAAATTGATCCCGCCTCTGCGTGCAAGGTTCAGTGTACCGCTCGAAATACCGGCAGAAACACGAAGCGTACTTTTTTTGACCCTTTGGTTCCTAGGCGCAGTATTTACGCCTTTTGCTGTTTCGCTCGTTCTTTCACCCATCTATGTAGAACGTTACGCCATCCAGTTTCTGCCCGGATTCTGTCTGTTTCTAGGGTTGATTATATCCGGGTTCGCGCCTGTTTTCCTGCGCTCGGCAGTTGTGGGTATGTTTCTAGCTGCCACAGCTCACGGGCTTTGGCTCTATTATACTACTTACGACAAAGAACAATGGCGCGAAGTTACGCAATTCATAGCAGAAAATATAAAGCCCGGCGAAGCTGTGGTGCTCAGTGCCCCGTGGATTTACGAGCCTTTCACCTATTATTTTGCTGATGACGGCGAGCCGAAAATTATTCAAGCCTTCAGCCATGTGGACCTGCGTGGCGAGACCGACAAATTCGACACTGTCTGGCTGGTGCAGGCCCATGAATTCTTTTCTGATCCCGGCGGAGAAGTCCCGGCCCTGCTTTCAGAAAACAGGCTCATCAAGCAGCACAAAGACTTCAAGGAAGGGGTGAAAACAAATCCTATTCTGGTACATTTTCAGTCCATCCGCGCCACAAAATACGATGCCGGACGCATGCAGAATTATCTGCGCAAAGGCGATGAAGGCAGAACTGCGGGAGCCAGCAAAACCGATCTGGTTGCCGGCTTAGCGGATAGCCTGATTATTGAAAAAAAGAATATCAAACAAACGGGGGTACATTCTTTCAAAACCAAAGCGGATTCAAAACTTCGATATAGGTTTGCGCAGAAAACAAAAGCCGGAGAAGGTGCGTTGTCATTTCGAATTCTACCGGAATGGAAAGACGGAAAAATCAAACGCATGCTGCTCATGGCTAAAGGACCCAAATGGGACAAGGGCTCCGTGTTCTTGGAGCTGACTCCCGATGACAGGTTACAGGCTATTTTCTTCAGAGACGGTTACAGCGGTATGATTCAGGGACCGCCCATTAAACTGTCTGCTCAGTGGCATACAATAAGTATTGTCTGGGAACGCAAGAAAGCCATGATTTACCTTGATGGAAAACAGTATGCCATTTCCGGCTTATCTTCACCATTTCAACCGGACTTTAAAACCTTGCACCTAGGAGCGGACCACCAGAATAAATTCCCGGCTCCGGCTCAGTATGACGACCTGATGATTTTTCAGGCCCCTCTTAACGAAACGCAATCTGCTGAACTGCACGAAAAAGGGCAAGGATTCCCGGCCTATTGGTATGATCTTGATCTGACAGGACGAAGAACTCCCGGCACAGAAGGAAAAGGTTTCGTATCCGGTCACGAGCAATTCTTTACTGCCGTGACTCCAAAAAATGAATCATCCGGTCCTGTCTCCGGTGAAATATCCTTCACTTTCAGCCCTGACTGGCCTGCCGGAGATGGAAAGCAACGGGCATTGCTGGCTTTTAACGGGCATGACTGGAACCGGGGTTCCATGTATCTTGAAAAGACCCCGCAAGACTTCCTGCAACTTATCCGCTGGGAAAAAGGAAAGCCTTCCTGCGTTGTAGGACAGGAAATCAAAGATTGGAAAAAGGGAGAAAATCACGAAATAAATGTTTCATGGAATGCCGGAGGGATAAAATTAACCATTGACGGTAAGGACTACAGTGGCAAATGCACCCCGGCTGCCCGCACCACATTTAAATCATTAAGTATCGGCAACGATCTAAACGGTGGGCTTCCGGCTGAGGGGATGTATTCTGGGGTTGATGTGAACTGA
- a CDS encoding DUF3131 domain-containing protein has translation MFKPLRIIIFMLLILVASTVHTAYAAFDGLGQLVSSPTFAEAVVLYKNGKYDPSALLLDDLARNLRGISPEVSGLVFVMASRAAENAGNARAYESWGMATARFARAGMSWQQVRSTLDQQLEIARLGASGPAAVGAGQSPGFAGPAVNLPPEAGRLSTAWKLFGLKHYKRPAPGLRREMTADQIWNEMGGGAEAPVTVIPYSEGVWGQPQSSGKLNEQNIAQSPVARPIPSQNPSAPSHVNDVPHDHSSAAAAASYAASTQKKKPAVSEQYMQAARIAWKYFQRNYQPATGLYNGLDLYPVTTVWEIGTSLAALNAAHRLEIITDAEFRQRAGLMLQTLSSMDLYNNELPNKLYFADSARMVGEDQKPTSRGIGWNGPDIARLLLWIKKTAELHPEFKSVCDKIFQRLRTERLVNDGIINSLSVYLNKEQLQPETGFGLPSYAAEALKLWNLNAWKVRDYRPQLGFKKIYGIKVPFNKSGPAISSTPFTLILMELGRTDTEQDRMIRSIYEVQAARNKKNGKLTAADAGRIDRSPWVAQSVVITSGGKNEWQCISPYADKSLPLFWASTATGFCWDALFNTAYTRKLVQELSTLHAPEKGFMAGKYDNGKINKAVTLETNGLILEAAMYRRNQ, from the coding sequence ATGTTTAAACCTTTGCGCATAATTATATTTATGCTGCTCATACTGGTGGCATCTACTGTCCATACAGCTTATGCCGCCTTTGACGGATTGGGACAGCTGGTCTCAAGCCCGACTTTTGCTGAAGCTGTGGTGCTTTATAAAAATGGCAAATATGATCCGTCAGCCTTGCTGCTGGATGATCTGGCCCGCAACCTGCGCGGTATTTCCCCGGAAGTAAGCGGTCTGGTTTTTGTTATGGCTTCGCGTGCGGCTGAGAATGCCGGAAATGCACGGGCCTATGAGTCATGGGGCATGGCTACCGCCCGTTTTGCCCGAGCAGGCATGAGCTGGCAGCAGGTGCGCTCCACCCTCGATCAGCAGCTAGAAATTGCAAGGCTGGGGGCTTCCGGTCCTGCGGCAGTTGGCGCGGGACAATCGCCGGGATTTGCCGGACCAGCAGTGAACCTGCCCCCGGAAGCAGGGAGACTCTCTACCGCATGGAAACTTTTCGGACTTAAACATTACAAGCGTCCCGCTCCGGGGTTGCGCCGCGAAATGACCGCCGACCAGATCTGGAATGAAATGGGTGGCGGTGCAGAAGCTCCGGTTACGGTCATCCCTTATTCCGAAGGCGTCTGGGGGCAGCCGCAATCTTCCGGCAAACTCAATGAGCAGAATATTGCTCAAAGTCCGGTGGCACGCCCCATTCCGAGTCAAAATCCCTCTGCTCCTTCTCATGTAAATGATGTTCCCCATGACCACAGCAGCGCGGCAGCAGCGGCTTCCTACGCGGCTTCGACACAAAAGAAAAAGCCCGCTGTAAGCGAGCAATATATGCAGGCCGCGCGTATTGCGTGGAAGTATTTTCAGCGCAATTACCAGCCCGCCACCGGATTATATAACGGTCTTGATCTGTACCCGGTGACCACGGTCTGGGAGATCGGCACATCCCTTGCGGCCCTCAACGCGGCCCACCGTCTTGAAATCATCACTGATGCTGAGTTTCGGCAACGGGCCGGACTGATGCTTCAAACCCTATCCTCTATGGATCTCTACAACAACGAACTGCCCAATAAACTATACTTCGCGGATTCGGCACGTATGGTCGGGGAAGACCAGAAGCCTACATCGCGCGGAATCGGCTGGAATGGTCCGGACATCGCCCGCTTACTGCTCTGGATAAAAAAGACAGCTGAGTTGCATCCCGAATTCAAATCTGTTTGTGACAAGATTTTCCAACGCTTACGCACGGAAAGATTGGTTAATGACGGAATAATTAACAGCTTGTCTGTTTATTTAAACAAAGAACAACTTCAGCCTGAAACAGGATTCGGGCTGCCATCATACGCTGCTGAGGCTTTAAAACTCTGGAATCTGAATGCGTGGAAAGTGCGCGATTACCGCCCGCAACTCGGTTTCAAGAAAATATACGGGATCAAGGTTCCGTTTAATAAATCCGGTCCGGCCATATCATCCACCCCGTTTACGCTCATACTTATGGAACTGGGCAGGACTGATACCGAGCAGGACCGCATGATCCGCTCCATCTACGAAGTCCAAGCAGCACGAAACAAGAAAAACGGAAAACTTACCGCTGCTGATGCAGGGCGCATCGATCGCAGTCCGTGGGTGGCCCAAAGCGTAGTAATCACTTCCGGCGGAAAAAACGAATGGCAATGCATCAGTCCATATGCTGACAAATCACTACCGCTGTTCTGGGCTTCCACAGCAACAGGATTCTGCTGGGACGCGCTGTTTAATACAGCCTACACCCGTAAACTAGTACAGGAACTTTCAACCCTGCACGCTCCTGAAAAAGGTTTTATGGCAGGGAAGTACGATAACGGAAAAATCAATAAAGCCGTAACCCTTGAAACAAACGGCTTGATACTTGAAGCCGCCATGTACAGGAGGAATCAATGA
- a CDS encoding efflux RND transporter periplasmic adaptor subunit, translating into MIDETGKTFSGVVEAVGAAVDPVSKTLPVRV; encoded by the coding sequence GTGATTGATGAGACCGGGAAGACTTTTTCCGGAGTTGTTGAAGCCGTGGGTGCGGCTGTTGACCCGGTCAGCAAAACCCTGCCCGTGCGGGTGTAG
- a CDS encoding M50 family metallopeptidase, which translates to MEQSANACPLMVLPAIRQNLRLIEGGAGEDGFPQWTLHDPQRNVFFRMGRQVFTLLSHWQAGVSLDGFIEKLSGFGIRSGRGDVLELMDFLIRNKLVVISSSQQVEGLCREVEQGKVSPLKWLLKNYLYFRVPIFQPDRFLSKILPLVAPLYSRLVWPILLFLGMLGLYLTTRQWEVFQATFQDFFNLRGVAIFGLTLMLVKTAHELGHAYTAKRMGCKIPVMGVAFLVMYPMLYTDTTDSWRLRSHRQRLLISLAGVKVELALAMIATFLWSFLDDGFLRSGAFFVATVSWVGSLLINMSPFMRFDGYYVLSDWLGAENLQSRSFALARWRLRRFLFGIDDPKPEMLSPRREAVFIAYAWGTWLYRFFLFFGIAFLVYHAFFKVLGIILFAVE; encoded by the coding sequence ATGGAGCAGTCTGCAAACGCTTGTCCGCTTATGGTTCTCCCGGCCATCAGGCAGAACTTGAGGCTCATCGAAGGCGGTGCCGGAGAAGACGGCTTCCCCCAATGGACCCTGCATGATCCGCAACGCAATGTGTTTTTCCGTATGGGCAGGCAGGTTTTTACTCTCCTCAGTCATTGGCAGGCTGGGGTGAGTCTTGATGGTTTTATTGAAAAGTTATCCGGCTTCGGTATCAGGTCCGGACGGGGAGATGTTCTCGAACTGATGGATTTCCTGATCCGCAACAAACTCGTGGTTATTTCGTCTTCGCAACAGGTTGAAGGGCTTTGCCGTGAGGTGGAGCAGGGCAAGGTTTCGCCGCTTAAATGGCTGCTCAAGAATTATCTTTATTTCCGGGTCCCCATTTTTCAGCCGGATCGTTTTCTCTCCAAGATATTGCCTTTGGTTGCTCCTCTTTATTCCCGGCTGGTCTGGCCGATTCTGTTATTTCTCGGAATGCTGGGACTCTATCTGACCACCCGGCAGTGGGAAGTATTTCAAGCTACATTTCAGGATTTTTTTAATCTGCGCGGGGTGGCCATTTTCGGGTTGACCCTGATGCTGGTCAAGACCGCCCATGAATTGGGGCACGCTTATACAGCCAAGCGCATGGGCTGCAAAATTCCGGTTATGGGCGTGGCTTTTCTGGTCATGTACCCCATGCTTTATACCGATACAACGGATTCATGGCGGCTGAGGTCGCACCGTCAGCGGCTGCTCATATCCCTTGCCGGGGTCAAGGTGGAATTGGCTCTGGCTATGATCGCCACTTTTTTGTGGAGTTTTCTTGATGACGGCTTCTTGCGCAGTGGTGCTTTTTTTGTGGCCACAGTAAGTTGGGTGGGCAGTCTGCTGATAAATATGAGCCCGTTTATGCGTTTCGACGGCTACTACGTACTTTCCGACTGGCTGGGGGCAGAAAACCTTCAATCCCGCTCCTTCGCCCTTGCCCGCTGGCGTCTGCGTCGGTTTTTGTTTGGGATTGATGATCCCAAACCTGAAATGTTGTCCCCGCGCCGTGAAGCTGTTTTCATTGCTTATGCATGGGGTACATGGCTGTACCGCTTTTTTCTTTTTTTTGGGATTGCTTTTCTGGTCTACCATGCTTTTTTTAAGGTGCTGGGGATTATCCTCTTTGCGGTGGAGTAA
- a CDS encoding ABC transporter substrate-binding protein, whose product MKFHQLQVLAFILILLTSCAKSPTPDNPALLTVYGDVNRVFEKNSTEIGSINDFIEIHPEIKVEVIPEYSEWTIREETLRMLRDPKAKQPDIIEMPGSWAASFAQEGLLLPIGKWYDNLPRREKMDFLQPAVVGYKYGKELYGLPSLIGVQYLYGRKDLLPESGLPQTLEELVSATRYIKKKHNIQGLIFPSKGLNLYKFYYTLLQIVLDGQEEEDRLTAHIAVYKTFKILVQENQPDYEKFDHVISEGEFRSGRAGMSINGNYVWYLLSLSKEVGFPVRPEHVAVGFLPMLKPEAHRVNHIWTRGYAINKRTKHPQQALELLHHLTSERADFMRLKNKYILPARKSAEQYGEKLPGMAPEPARALYARSKGAPGALELNESPDNWYDTASKMLDLLKEALKTDMETLNFVRRMLEIEKGIMY is encoded by the coding sequence ATGAAATTTCACCAGCTACAGGTTCTAGCGTTTATTCTCATACTGCTCACAAGCTGCGCAAAATCTCCCACCCCGGATAATCCGGCTCTGCTTACCGTTTACGGGGATGTGAACCGAGTCTTTGAAAAAAACAGCACAGAAATCGGCTCCATCAATGATTTCATAGAAATCCACCCGGAAATAAAGGTTGAGGTCATCCCGGAATACAGTGAGTGGACCATCCGCGAAGAAACTCTGCGCATGCTGCGTGATCCAAAAGCAAAGCAGCCGGATATTATCGAAATGCCCGGAAGTTGGGCAGCCTCTTTCGCGCAGGAAGGTCTGCTTTTGCCCATTGGTAAATGGTACGACAACCTGCCGCGCCGCGAAAAAATGGATTTCCTGCAACCGGCAGTTGTTGGCTATAAATATGGAAAAGAATTGTACGGTCTACCCTCATTAATCGGAGTACAATACCTCTACGGACGCAAAGATCTGCTCCCGGAATCAGGCCTGCCACAAACCCTTGAAGAGCTGGTATCCGCCACTCGCTACATAAAAAAGAAACATAACATCCAAGGTCTAATTTTCCCTTCCAAGGGTCTGAATCTCTACAAATTTTACTACACTCTGCTCCAGATAGTACTGGACGGACAAGAAGAGGAAGACCGCCTTACCGCACATATTGCCGTCTACAAAACCTTCAAAATTCTGGTGCAGGAAAACCAGCCCGACTATGAAAAGTTTGATCACGTTATTTCTGAAGGCGAATTCCGCTCCGGGCGTGCGGGTATGTCCATCAACGGCAATTACGTCTGGTACTTGCTTAGTCTTTCCAAAGAAGTAGGATTCCCGGTCAGGCCGGAGCATGTAGCTGTCGGTTTCCTGCCCATGCTCAAGCCGGAAGCACACCGGGTCAACCATATCTGGACCCGTGGATATGCCATAAACAAACGCACCAAGCACCCGCAACAGGCCCTTGAATTACTCCATCATCTGACATCAGAACGTGCGGATTTTATGCGCCTCAAAAATAAATACATCCTGCCCGCACGTAAATCCGCTGAGCAATACGGTGAAAAACTGCCCGGCATGGCCCCGGAACCAGCACGCGCACTTTACGCCCGGAGCAAAGGAGCCCCCGGAGCACTGGAGCTGAATGAATCCCCGGATAACTGGTATGATACTGCCAGCAAAATGCTCGATCTATTAAAAGAAGCACTGAAGACCGATATGGAAACACTGAATTTTGTGCGTAGGATGTTGGAGATAGAAAAAGGAATAATGTACTAG
- a CDS encoding HlyD family efflux transporter periplasmic adaptor subunit, translating into MGETGRTSPDRFSILIQLERSVRNAESREGLSFVMVNEPRNLVPYSMGCLMVADGGQLRMEALSDQPFVDRNVPAVQWFERVGKRIWNSDKGRIPHLVERTEMDERDAREWGEYCPAHIYWLPLSAQRGDMGALLFASDESFSENNQVLFNHFGETCAHALQLYKPRITFRKALTSLPRRPVFILSIIAFILLFVLQVRLSALAPVEVVPADPFVVAAPINGVVKEIVVRSSQSVGKDELLVLLDDTEPRNRFEVARKALKVAEEEYSSSRRGAFVNARSLELLAEQKALVEQRKAEAEYAEDILARTRLTADIPGVAVTPPPDRWEGRPVAVGEAIMSIADPGRVEVRIMLPVKDAVLLEPGNEVLVFLDSDPLNPLKGRVKYSDYMPESTPAGDYAHIVTAVFDETQDVPRIGLQGTAKVYGEHVSIAYYLFRRPLIALRQATGL; encoded by the coding sequence GTGGGCGAAACAGGCCGTACGTCCCCGGACAGGTTCTCAATTCTGATCCAGCTTGAAAGGTCAGTAAGGAACGCCGAAAGCCGTGAAGGCTTAAGCTTTGTCATGGTTAACGAACCCCGGAATCTGGTTCCTTATTCCATGGGTTGCCTGATGGTTGCTGATGGCGGTCAATTGCGGATGGAAGCTCTCTCCGACCAGCCTTTTGTGGATCGCAATGTCCCGGCTGTGCAATGGTTTGAACGGGTCGGCAAAAGAATCTGGAACAGCGATAAAGGACGAATTCCCCACCTTGTTGAACGCACGGAAATGGACGAACGTGATGCCCGTGAATGGGGGGAGTATTGTCCGGCACATATTTACTGGCTGCCCCTTTCCGCCCAGCGTGGAGACATGGGAGCACTTCTGTTTGCTTCGGATGAATCTTTCAGTGAGAATAATCAGGTCCTGTTCAATCATTTCGGGGAAACCTGCGCTCATGCCCTCCAATTGTACAAGCCGCGTATAACATTTCGAAAAGCCTTGACCTCATTGCCGCGCAGGCCGGTTTTTATTCTTTCGATTATTGCTTTTATTCTTTTGTTTGTTCTTCAGGTGCGGCTTTCGGCACTGGCCCCGGTAGAAGTGGTTCCGGCTGACCCTTTTGTGGTTGCAGCTCCCATTAATGGCGTTGTCAAAGAGATTGTTGTCCGTTCCAGCCAGAGTGTGGGAAAAGACGAACTGCTGGTCCTGCTTGATGATACCGAGCCGCGGAACAGGTTTGAAGTAGCCCGAAAAGCTCTCAAAGTGGCTGAAGAGGAGTATTCAAGTTCAAGACGAGGGGCATTCGTCAATGCCCGTAGTCTGGAACTTTTGGCCGAACAGAAAGCCCTTGTGGAGCAGCGGAAGGCAGAAGCTGAGTATGCTGAAGATATTCTGGCCCGGACCCGTCTTACCGCCGATATCCCCGGTGTTGCGGTCACCCCGCCCCCGGACCGTTGGGAGGGGCGTCCGGTGGCAGTAGGTGAGGCAATCATGAGTATTGCCGATCCGGGCAGGGTGGAGGTCAGGATCATGCTTCCGGTCAAGGATGCTGTTCTGCTTGAGCCGGGGAATGAAGTTCTGGTTTTTCTGGACAGTGATCCGCTCAACCCCCTTAAAGGGCGGGTCAAGTATTCGGATTATATGCCGGAAAGCACTCCCGCAGGAGATTATGCCCATATCGTGACCGCTGTTTTCGATGAAACACAGGATGTGCCCCGTATCGGGTTGCAGGGAACAGCCAAGGTCTACGGCGAACATGTCTCCATCGCCTATTATCTGTTCAGGCGTCCGCTTATCGCTTTGCGACAGGCCACAGGGCTGTAG
- a CDS encoding efflux RND transporter periplasmic adaptor subunit translates to MSKYALVLFQLFLMLLPSFCLAQDSSSSIGQEWEARGLIKAVNRVVLSSEISGRVAAVPFRAGESFKRGKVLLAFDCSMLKAELSKTRASLKGVKAKVDNDRRLMKLNSIGSVELALDEAELAQKQAELRIAQLAVGRCIVRDPFNGRVVRVDVRAHQSVKAQQELIEIVNPADLEAEVIIPSNWLKWVKRGHPSIS, encoded by the coding sequence ATGAGTAAATATGCATTGGTTCTATTTCAGTTGTTTTTAATGCTGCTGCCGTCTTTTTGTCTTGCGCAGGATTCATCAAGTTCAATCGGTCAGGAATGGGAAGCAAGGGGATTGATCAAGGCCGTTAACCGGGTGGTCCTTTCCAGTGAGATTTCCGGGCGGGTGGCGGCTGTTCCGTTCCGGGCAGGCGAATCTTTTAAAAGGGGCAAAGTTCTGCTGGCCTTTGACTGTTCCATGCTCAAGGCGGAACTGAGCAAAACCAGAGCCTCCCTGAAAGGGGTCAAAGCCAAGGTGGACAATGACCGCAGGCTGATGAAACTTAATTCCATCGGTTCGGTTGAACTGGCTCTTGATGAGGCAGAGCTGGCTCAAAAGCAGGCTGAATTGCGCATTGCCCAGCTGGCGGTAGGACGTTGCATAGTCCGGGATCCGTTCAACGGACGGGTTGTTCGGGTTGATGTCCGGGCGCACCAGTCCGTCAAGGCCCAGCAGGAACTTATTGAAATCGTCAATCCTGCCGATCTTGAAGCAGAAGTGATTATCCCTTCCAATTGGCTCAAATGGGTCAAGCGCGGTCATCCGTCAATTTCGTGA
- a CDS encoding SH3 domain-containing protein has protein sequence MSATVLMQVSLAKVSNIEARRLHNFSRDYLDVQARILTQVRAEAEAKDGRQALIREELNMLLAEVRNDSAYAELQDSFGRLLVSIGIDPVPAKVDSLKTEDLARSIKKNIEEWQNRDLDKYLGLNVDDEIATPPMLNGDAKVKEAEAVREVSEVVEVPVVKDSARKPLDEVAEALNREEVAPAEVPFVQPGPDGNAGVAPVPDYSVGIVVVRGLNARKGPASNAPLAGIYLDKGAELRVLEKEGEWLKVVCRGVEFWVAEKFVQVTSPAGSR, from the coding sequence ATGTCCGCCACCGTGCTTATGCAGGTCAGCCTTGCCAAGGTCAGCAACATTGAGGCCAGACGGCTGCACAATTTTTCCAGAGACTACCTTGATGTCCAGGCACGGATTTTAACACAGGTCCGGGCCGAGGCCGAAGCCAAAGACGGCAGACAGGCCCTAATCCGCGAGGAACTGAACATGTTGCTGGCCGAGGTCCGCAATGACTCTGCTTATGCGGAACTTCAGGACAGTTTCGGACGTTTGCTTGTTTCCATCGGTATTGATCCGGTCCCGGCAAAAGTGGACTCTCTTAAAACCGAAGATCTGGCCCGTTCCATCAAAAAGAATATCGAAGAATGGCAGAATCGTGATCTGGATAAATATCTCGGCCTGAATGTGGATGATGAAATAGCTACTCCCCCGATGTTGAACGGTGATGCGAAAGTAAAGGAAGCTGAGGCAGTCAGGGAAGTCTCCGAGGTTGTAGAGGTTCCGGTTGTGAAGGATTCAGCACGGAAACCTTTGGATGAGGTGGCTGAGGCGTTGAACCGGGAAGAGGTCGCGCCTGCGGAAGTGCCGTTTGTACAGCCCGGACCGGACGGTAATGCGGGAGTGGCTCCGGTGCCTGATTATTCTGTAGGCATTGTCGTGGTCCGTGGTCTGAATGCCCGCAAAGGACCTGCTTCTAATGCCCCTCTTGCGGGAATTTATCTTGATAAGGGAGCTGAACTCCGGGTGCTTGAAAAAGAGGGAGAGTGGCTTAAGGTTGTGTGCCGGGGCGTGGAATTCTGGGTAGCCGAAAAATTTGTGCAGGTTACAAGTCCTGCGGGTTCCCGTTAA